A single region of the Streptomyces sp. NBC_00425 genome encodes:
- a CDS encoding 1-aminocyclopropane-1-carboxylate deaminase — MSLSSYERYPLLFGPSPVHPMERLTAHLGGAALWAKREDCNSGIAYGGNKTRKLEYLVADALAQGCDTLVSIGGVQSNHTRQVAACAARAGMKCVLVQESWVEWPDSVYDKVGNILISRLAGADVRLVRAGFGIGFKESWEQALREVEESGGKPYAVPAGASDHPLGGLGFANWAHEVAEQERELGVFFDTVIVCSVTGSTQAGMVAGFAALEEAGGRPRRVLGIDASAEPARTREQIARIAHRTGRLIGVRRELTARDVELDERYHAGVYGVPDETTLAAMRLAARTEGMVTDPVYEGKSMAGLVDLVARGEIGPDATVLYAHLGGQPALNAYSALF, encoded by the coding sequence GTGTCCCTCTCCTCGTACGAGCGTTACCCCCTGCTCTTCGGCCCGTCGCCCGTCCATCCGATGGAACGCCTCACCGCCCACCTCGGCGGAGCCGCCCTGTGGGCCAAGCGCGAGGACTGCAACTCCGGGATCGCGTACGGCGGGAACAAGACCCGCAAGCTGGAGTACCTGGTCGCCGACGCCCTCGCGCAGGGCTGCGACACGCTCGTCTCGATCGGCGGCGTGCAGTCCAACCACACCCGCCAGGTCGCGGCCTGTGCCGCCCGGGCGGGGATGAAGTGCGTGCTGGTGCAGGAGAGCTGGGTGGAGTGGCCGGACTCCGTCTACGACAAGGTCGGCAACATCCTGATCAGCAGGCTCGCCGGCGCCGACGTCCGGCTGGTGCGGGCCGGGTTCGGGATCGGCTTCAAGGAGAGCTGGGAGCAGGCGCTCCGGGAGGTCGAGGAGTCGGGCGGCAAGCCGTACGCCGTCCCGGCCGGCGCCTCGGACCATCCGCTCGGCGGACTGGGCTTCGCGAACTGGGCTCACGAGGTCGCCGAACAGGAACGGGAGCTGGGCGTCTTCTTCGACACGGTGATCGTCTGTTCAGTGACCGGGTCCACCCAGGCGGGCATGGTCGCCGGGTTCGCCGCGCTGGAGGAGGCTGGCGGCCGGCCCCGGCGCGTCCTCGGGATCGACGCCTCGGCCGAGCCCGCCAGGACCCGGGAGCAGATCGCCCGCATCGCGCACCGCACGGGCCGGCTGATCGGCGTGCGGCGCGAGCTGACCGCCCGGGACGTCGAACTCGACGAGCGGTACCACGCCGGCGTGTACGGCGTCCCGGACGAGACGACGCTGGCCGCGATGCGGCTCGCCGCACGGACCGAGGGCATGGTCACCGACCCCGTCTACGAGGGGAAGTCGATGGCCGGGCTCGTCGACCTGGTGGCCCGCGGCGAGATCGGCCCCGACGCGACCGTGCTGTACGCGCACCTCGGCGGGCAGCCCGCGCTGAACGCCTACAGCGCCCTGTTCTGA